A stretch of the Nematostella vectensis chromosome 1, jaNemVect1.1, whole genome shotgun sequence genome encodes the following:
- the LOC116614821 gene encoding blue-sensitive opsin, with protein MSQAISLNGSFQRPSTSNTSVPPPPRELSTNEKLQAGGLAIIVVFGVAMNMTVILLVVLKKIQKSSIILLVVNMAFADLLSLLLEPSLLMKIIITGSDEWFGDSPGSCVLCKVFGLLVNSLTWVSLLTLLVISFERLKAVSSTVQLFTFAGRNLASLIAVTWAVSFALNVIYLVDCDVLYVEGFLICTCTQRSILIVVSHGLYLVTVVCTVTINLVIIRRLVHSQAAIHLPAAQQERRSKRFRSAIRMVLSSLLVYAVCVTPLYVYLSIVTLSELNLVTISWKPRGFLLYFIFYLNYSLGPIVYFVFLDEFRLPLRSIICVP; from the coding sequence ATGTCTCAAGCAATCTCCCTAAATGGTTCATTCCAGCGACCATCGACTAGCAACACATCTGTACCACCACCACCTAGAGAACTATCAACTAACGAGAAACTCCAAGCCGGTGGACTAGCCATAATTGTGGTGTTCGGGGTAGCTATGAACATGACTGTCATTTTACTGGTAGTACTCAAGAAAATCCAGAAAAGCAGCATAATCCTGCTCGTCGTAAACATGGCCTTTGCCGATTTGTTGTCGCTTCTGTTGGAACCTTCGTTGTTGATGAAGATAATCATAACAGGATCAGATGAGTGGTTTGGCGACAGCCCTGGTAGTTGCGTTCTATGTAAGGTGTTTGGTCTTTTGGTCAACTCGCTGACCTGGGTCTCACTGCTAACACTTCTCGTTATATCATTTGAGCGGTTAAAGGCGGTTTCTTCCACAGTGCAGTTGTTCACCTTTGCGGGCCGAAATCTCGCTTCGCTGATCGCCGTTACCTGGGCGGTGTCCTTTGCGTTGAACGTTATATACTTGGTAGACTGCGATGTACTGTATGTGGAAGGATTTCTCATATGTACTTGCACCCAGAGGTCCATCTTGATTGTTGTATCACACGGCCTCTATCTCGTTACTGTCGTTTGCACTGTAACCATTAACTTGGTGATCATACGGAGGCTTGTGCACTCCCAAGCCGCCATCCACCTCCCGGCAGCTCAACAAGAAAGGCGTTCCAAGAGATTCCGCTCTGCAATCCGCATGGTTCTCAGCTCCTTGCTCGTCTACGCAGTCTGCGTCACACCGCTTTACGTTTATTTGTCTATCGTAACTCTGTCCGAGCTGAACCTTGTAACGATTTCTTGGAAGCCAAGAGGATTTCtactatattttattttctacttAAACTATTCATTAGGTCCGATTGTGTATTTTGTGTTTCTTGATGAATTCCGGTTGCCGTTACGTTCCATCATTTGTGTACCGTAA